Within the Dermacentor silvarum isolate Dsil-2018 chromosome 8, BIME_Dsil_1.4, whole genome shotgun sequence genome, the region GAGCGAAAGTGTGTTAAGTTGGCCTGTGCGCTATCGGACCACGCACGGCCGTCTGTAAACAGAGAGGGTTTCGTTGCAGAACCGCATCCAGCAGCACGCATCGAAGCAGCAGGAGCAGGCGTAATGCGGCTAGCTGCGCGGTCATGCACTTGCTCCTTCTACTGGCCATCGTCCTCGTCGTCCTAGTCGTGCTGAGCGTGACAGTCTGCCTCTGCTACGGCCTCAACTCGGCTTCCTGCATGACGGCTTTCAAGCTCAACTCGGCCGCGCACAGCGTGGCCGGGCTGTACAACGGCTACGCCGACCCCTCGTCGCCAAGCGACGGCGCATGCAACGGCAGCAGCAGTTCCGCGGTCGTCGCGCCCCTGGAGAGGCGCAACTATGGGCCGCCCGAGCAGATCTCTTCTTACTCGAGCGTCATCGAGCTGTACGACAGCACGTGGCAGGTCAAGGAACCGCCACCGCCTCGGCATTGCCGCCTGGCGTCAGCCGCTTGTCGCGCCACGTTGGACGGGCCGCCGGACGCGAAGCAACCACAGCGGTGGTACGTCGGAGACGTCCGCGAGGGCGACGTGGTGCACGGACAAGTGACGCTGGAGAAAATCGACTTAGGGTGCAGCAGTGCGTCGCTCCTGTTCCCGGATGCTTGCGACAAGAACGGCGCCCTGCCCTGCTCGAGGTTCGCGGGTGTCGCCGCGGTGTCACTGCCCAGTGTCCTGAAGGGCGGCAGCTGGAACCGCAGGGAGTCGTGCTCCCCTCTCACGGACATAGACGGTGCTGAGCGATTCCGCTTGGAAGTGAGATCGTGCAGCCTTCTGGAAGAAGGCCCTCGCGGCGGCCAGGTGTCACCGGTTGGCTCATGAACGAGTGAAgttctggtattttttttttcatttttttttcattcagaatCTCGTTCGCGCGACGTTTTCGATGACGTGTTTGCCGTTCGCCGCACACGCGTCCAGGATGATATGACTGATGTGACCAGGTTGTGAATTTCGATTAAAGCGCTGCGACTGCTATTTTTGACTCTGATAGCGTGCTTTTTCACGACTGCGTTGTGCCGCCGAACTGATAAGACACaagtgtgtttgtgtatgtgagAGAACATTGTGAGTGACTTCATTGGTGTTATTTTGAAGCAAAGAGGTTTTTGGATGGATGTTGCCAGTGTGAAGGGAATGTCCAGGTTGACTTCTAAATATACATGTATAAGCCAAGCGTACTCTTTGCCATTAGAAAGAACACGCAAATCTCCCATATCTAAGACCAACTTGCGTCAGACAGGCAGTAGTTCAATGCGTTTATCATCCTTAGGATACATGACGCACATcccagtatctatctatctatctatctatctatctatctatctatctatctatctatctatctatctatctatctatctatctatctatctatctatctatctatctatctatctatctatctatctatctatctatctatctatctatctatctatctatctatctatctatctatctatctatctatctatctatctatctatctatctatctatcaaacTGTTTTCCCACCTAATTGGATCATTGGGTAGTCAATTCTCTAATGGGCAGAACCTCGGGCTGTTATCCTGAGGGAACTGAGTTCGAAACCAGCTCTCAGATCAACTTGAGTTCACTGGGTAAGTGCCGCTCTTAAGTGAGCGTCTTTAACGCCAACTTGGGTGGTTATGTGCCACTGGATATGGGCCACTTATCACTAatctctttgacaccaacttggtcACTGGATCTGTGCCGCCtctgcaatgacaaaaaaaaaaaaaatcctttaaaatTTATGCGATGCTGGGCGGAATTCAGACtgcgtcatatatattcagacattattgtctgaatatatattcacacacgcgCGGATTTCGCGGCGACGCCGCTATATGGCGCCACGTGTCCAGGGGTgagtgagagaggagcccggtggCGTATACACGCCTcgtacatgacgcgtttcggcggtggcaatacggtgcGTCGCCACATtc harbors:
- the LOC119461232 gene encoding uncharacterized protein LOC119461232 isoform X2 — its product is MHLLLLLAIVLVVLVVLSVTVCLCYGLNSASCMTAFKLNSAAHSVAGLYNGYADPSSPSDGACNGSSSSAVVAPLERRNYGPPEQISSYSSVIELYDSTWQVKEPPPPRHCRLASAACRATLDGPPDAKQPQRWYVGDVREGDVVHGQVTLEKIDLGCSSASLLFPDACDKNGALPCSRFAGVAAVSLPSVLKGGSWNRRESCSPLTDIDGAERFRLEVRSCSLLEEGPRGGQVSPVGS
- the LOC119461232 gene encoding uncharacterized protein LOC119461232 isoform X1, giving the protein MRIGIVAGSKEDTAARSDSRRRKHHCFEGSRNKARRLRVTPQALQRRRSVWVRRTSSSPERKTASSSTHRSSRSRRNAASCAVMHLLLLLAIVLVVLVVLSVTVCLCYGLNSASCMTAFKLNSAAHSVAGLYNGYADPSSPSDGACNGSSSSAVVAPLERRNYGPPEQISSYSSVIELYDSTWQVKEPPPPRHCRLASAACRATLDGPPDAKQPQRWYVGDVREGDVVHGQVTLEKIDLGCSSASLLFPDACDKNGALPCSRFAGVAAVSLPSVLKGGSWNRRESCSPLTDIDGAERFRLEVRSCSLLEEGPRGGQVSPVGS